In one Pseudomonas sp. Bout1 genomic region, the following are encoded:
- the putA gene encoding trifunctional transcriptional regulator/proline dehydrogenase/L-glutamate gamma-semialdehyde dehydrogenase, which yields MATTTLGVKLDDPTRERLKAAATSIDRTPHWLIKQAIFNYLEKLEGGATLAELNGLVSKDAEEAGEVQTDHAHQCFLEFAESILPQSVLRASITAAYRRPEPEVVPMLIEQARLPVAMADATNKLASSIAEKLRNQKSASGRAGIVQGLLQEFSLSSQEGVALMCLAEALLRIPDKGTRDALIRDKISTGNWHPHLGNSPSLFVNAATWGLLLTGKLVATHNEAGLTSSLSRIIGKSGEPMIRKGVDMAMRLMGEQFVTGETIAEALANASKFEAKGFRYSYDMLGEAALTEHDAQKYLASYEQAIHSIGKASHGRGIYEGPGISIKLSALHPRYSRAQYERVMDELYPRLLSLTLLAKQYDIGLNIDAEEADRLELSLDLLERLCFEPQLTGWNGIGFVIQAYQKRCPYVIDYVIDLARRSRHRLMIRLVKGAYWDSEIKRAQVEGLEGYPVYTRKVYTDVSYIACARKLLSVPEVIYPQFATHNAHTLSAIYHIAGQNYYPGQYEFQCLHGMGEPLYEQVVGKVSEGKLNRPCRVYAPVGTHETLLAYLVRRLLENGANTSFVNRIADQSISIQELVADPVASIEQMATLEGGFGLPHPRIPLPRDLYGAERANSAGIDLANEHRLASLSCALLATAHNNWKAAPMLGCASSNEAAAPVLNPSDLRDVVGHVQEATVEDVDNAIQCALNAAPIWQATPPAERAAILERAADLMEGEIQPLMGLLAREAGKTFANAIAEVREAVDFLRYYAVQARNDFTNDAHRPLGPVVCISPWNFPLAIFSGQVAAALAAGNPVLAKPAEQTPLVAAQAVRLLLEAGIPEGVLQLLPGQGETVGARLVGDDRVKGVMFTGSTEVARLLQRSVAGRLDAQGRPIPLIAETGGQNAMIVDSSALTEQVVIDVVSSAFDSAGQRCSALRVLCLQEDSADRVIEMLKGAMAECRLGNPERLSVDIGPVIDAEAKAGIEKHIQAMRDKGRNVYQVAIADSEEVKRGTFVMPTLIELESFDELQREIFGPVLHVVRYKRKEIDQLIGQINASGYGLTLGVHTRIDETIAKVIDNVHAGNVYVNRNIVGAVVGVQPFGGEGLSGTGPKAGGPLYLYRLLSTRPTDAIEQSFVRGDALAAPDVRLRDAMSKPLTALQAWADSNKLSDLSALCVQFAAQSQSGITRQLAGPTGERNSYAILPREHVLCLAEAEADLLTQLAAVLAVGSSAVWPETELTKAVFPRLPKDIQAKITRVADWTKDEVVFDAVLHHGDSDQLRGVCQQVAKRGGAIVGVHGLSSGETGIALERLVIERALSVNTAAAGGNASLMTIG from the coding sequence ATGGCTACGACCACCCTTGGGGTCAAACTTGACGACCCGACCCGCGAGCGCCTGAAGGCGGCCGCGACCTCCATTGATCGCACGCCGCACTGGCTGATCAAGCAGGCGATTTTCAATTACCTGGAGAAACTCGAGGGTGGTGCAACCCTGGCCGAGCTCAACGGCCTGGTCAGCAAGGACGCGGAAGAAGCCGGTGAGGTCCAGACCGACCACGCCCACCAGTGCTTCCTGGAGTTCGCCGAGAGCATCCTGCCGCAATCCGTACTGCGCGCCTCGATCACCGCCGCTTACCGCCGCCCGGAGCCAGAAGTGGTACCGATGCTGATCGAGCAGGCCCGCCTGCCCGTGGCAATGGCCGACGCGACCAACAAGCTCGCTTCTTCGATCGCCGAGAAACTGCGCAATCAGAAAAGCGCCAGCGGCCGTGCAGGCATCGTCCAGGGCTTGCTGCAGGAATTCTCCCTGTCGTCCCAGGAAGGCGTTGCGCTGATGTGCCTCGCCGAAGCGCTGCTGCGCATTCCGGACAAGGGCACTCGCGACGCGCTGATCCGCGACAAGATCAGCACCGGCAACTGGCATCCGCACCTGGGCAACAGCCCGTCGCTGTTCGTCAACGCCGCCACCTGGGGCCTGCTGCTGACCGGCAAACTGGTCGCCACCCATAATGAAGCCGGCCTGACATCGTCCCTGAGCCGCATCATTGGCAAAAGCGGCGAGCCGATGATCCGCAAGGGCGTCGACATGGCCATGCGCCTGATGGGCGAGCAATTCGTCACCGGCGAAACCATCGCCGAAGCCCTGGCCAATGCGAGTAAGTTCGAAGCCAAGGGCTTCCGCTATTCCTACGACATGCTCGGTGAAGCCGCACTCACCGAACACGACGCCCAGAAATACCTGGCCTCGTACGAACAAGCCATCCACTCGATCGGCAAAGCGTCCCACGGCCGTGGGATTTATGAAGGCCCGGGCATTTCCATCAAACTCTCGGCCCTGCACCCGCGTTACAGCCGTGCGCAGTACGAGCGTGTGATGGACGAGCTGTACCCGCGCCTGTTGTCGCTCACGCTGCTGGCCAAGCAATACGACATCGGCTTGAACATCGACGCCGAAGAAGCCGACCGCCTGGAGCTGTCGCTCGACCTGCTGGAACGCCTGTGCTTCGAGCCGCAACTGACCGGCTGGAACGGCATCGGCTTTGTGATCCAGGCCTACCAGAAGCGTTGCCCGTATGTGATCGACTACGTGATCGACCTGGCACGCCGCAGCCGCCATCGCCTGATGATCCGCCTGGTGAAAGGCGCGTACTGGGACAGCGAAATCAAGCGCGCCCAGGTCGAAGGCCTCGAAGGCTACCCGGTGTACACCCGCAAGGTGTACACCGACGTGTCCTACATTGCCTGCGCACGCAAACTGCTCTCGGTACCGGAAGTTATCTACCCGCAGTTCGCCACCCACAACGCCCACACGCTGTCGGCGATTTACCATATCGCCGGCCAGAACTATTACCCCGGCCAGTACGAGTTCCAATGCCTGCACGGCATGGGCGAACCGCTGTACGAGCAGGTTGTAGGCAAGGTATCCGAAGGCAAGCTGAACCGTCCGTGCCGGGTGTACGCACCGGTCGGCACTCACGAAACGTTGCTGGCTTACCTGGTGCGTCGCCTGCTGGAAAACGGCGCCAACACCTCGTTCGTCAACCGCATCGCCGACCAATCCATCTCGATCCAGGAGCTGGTGGCCGATCCAGTGGCCAGCATCGAGCAGATGGCGACGCTGGAAGGCGGCTTCGGCCTGCCGCACCCGCGTATCCCGCTGCCGCGTGACCTGTATGGTGCCGAGCGCGCCAACTCCGCCGGTATCGACCTGGCCAACGAACACCGTTTGGCGTCGCTGTCCTGCGCCTTGCTGGCGACTGCCCACAACAACTGGAAAGCCGCGCCGATGCTCGGTTGCGCTTCCAGCAACGAAGCGGCTGCACCGGTGTTGAACCCGTCCGACCTGCGCGACGTGGTTGGCCATGTGCAGGAAGCGACCGTCGAAGACGTCGACAACGCTATCCAGTGCGCCCTGAACGCCGCACCGATCTGGCAGGCCACGCCGCCCGCCGAACGCGCCGCGATCCTGGAACGTGCCGCCGACTTGATGGAAGGCGAGATTCAGCCACTGATGGGCCTGCTGGCCCGTGAAGCCGGCAAGACCTTCGCCAACGCCATCGCCGAAGTGCGTGAAGCCGTGGACTTCCTGCGCTACTACGCGGTGCAGGCCCGCAACGATTTCACCAACGACGCCCACCGCCCATTGGGCCCGGTGGTGTGCATCAGCCCGTGGAACTTCCCGCTGGCGATCTTCAGTGGCCAGGTCGCCGCTGCACTGGCCGCCGGCAACCCGGTACTGGCCAAACCGGCCGAACAAACTCCACTGGTGGCCGCACAAGCCGTGCGCCTGCTGCTGGAAGCCGGGATTCCGGAAGGCGTGCTGCAACTGCTGCCGGGCCAGGGCGAAACCGTCGGTGCCCGCCTGGTGGGTGATGATCGCGTCAAGGGCGTGATGTTCACCGGCTCCACTGAAGTCGCACGTTTGCTGCAACGCAGCGTCGCCGGCCGCCTGGATGCACAAGGCCGCCCGATCCCGCTGATCGCCGAAACCGGCGGCCAGAACGCGATGATCGTCGACTCCTCGGCGCTGACCGAACAAGTGGTGATCGACGTGGTGTCCTCGGCCTTCGACAGTGCCGGCCAACGCTGCTCGGCACTGCGCGTACTGTGCTTGCAGGAAGATTCGGCTGATCGCGTCATCGAAATGCTTAAAGGTGCCATGGCTGAATGCCGCCTCGGCAACCCGGAGCGCCTGTCGGTGGATATCGGCCCGGTGATCGACGCCGAAGCCAAGGCGGGTATCGAGAAACACATCCAGGCCATGCGCGACAAAGGCCGCAATGTGTACCAGGTGGCCATTGCCGACAGCGAAGAGGTCAAGCGCGGCACCTTCGTGATGCCAACCCTGATCGAGCTGGAAAGCTTCGACGAACTGCAACGGGAGATCTTCGGCCCGGTGCTGCACGTGGTTCGTTACAAGCGCAAAGAGATCGACCAGCTTATCGGCCAGATCAATGCTTCCGGCTACGGCCTGACTTTGGGCGTGCACACCCGTATCGACGAGACCATCGCCAAGGTGATCGACAACGTCCATGCCGGTAACGTCTACGTAAACCGCAACATTGTCGGTGCCGTGGTCGGCGTGCAGCCGTTCGGCGGCGAAGGCCTGTCGGGTACGGGCCCGAAAGCCGGCGGCCCGCTGTACCTGTACCGCCTGCTGTCGACTCGTCCTACGGATGCTATCGAGCAATCCTTTGTACGCGGTGATGCATTGGCCGCACCGGATGTACGCCTGCGGGATGCCATGAGCAAGCCGCTGACCGCCCTGCAAGCCTGGGCCGACAGCAACAAACTCAGCGACTTGAGCGCCCTGTGCGTGCAGTTCGCCGCGCAATCCCAAAGCGGTATCACCCGCCAACTGGCCGGCCCGACCGGCGAGCGCAACAGCTACGCGATCCTGCCCCGCGAGCACGTACTGTGCCTGGCGGAAGCAGAAGCGGACCTGTTGACCCAGTTAGCCGCCGTACTGGCGGTAGGCAGCTCGGCTGTGTGGCCGGAAACCGAATTGACCAAGGCCGTGTTCCCACGCTTGCCGAAGGATATTCAGGCGAAGATCACACGAGTGGCCGACTGGACCAAAGACGAAGTGGTCTTTGATGCAGTGCTGCATCACGGCGACTCTGACCAACTGCGCGGCGTTTGCCAGCAAGTGGCCAAGCGTGGCGGAGCGATTGTCGGGGTTCACGGCCTGTCGTCCGGCGAAACCGGGATTGCCCTGGAGCGCCTGGTGATCGAGCGGGCGTTGAGCGTCAACACCGCTGCGGCGGGCGGTAACGCCAGCCTGATGACCATCGGCTAA
- the putP gene encoding sodium/proline symporter PutP, which yields MSVSNPTLITFVIYIAAMVLIGFMAYRSTNNLSDYILGGRSLGSVVTALSAGASDMSGWLLMGLPGAIYMSGLSESWIAIGLIVGAYLNWLFVAGRLRVQTEHNGDALTLPDYFSSRFEDKSGLLRIISAVVILVFFTIYCASGIVAGARLFESTFGMSYETALWAGAAATIAYTFVGGFLAVSWTDTVQATLMIFALILTPIIVLLATGGVDTTFLAIEAQNPDNFNMLKNTTFIGIISLMGWGLGYFGQPHILARFMAADSVKSIAKARRISMTWMILCLGGTVAVGFFGIAYFSAHPEVAGPVTENHERVFIELAKLLFNPWIAGVLLSAILAAVMSTLSCQLLVCSSALTEDFYKTFLRKNASQVELVWVGRAMVLLVALIAIAMAANPENRVLGLVSYAWAGFGAAFGPVVLISVLWKGMTRNGALAGILVGAITVIVWKHFSLLGLYEIIPGFIFASLAIYFVSKLGAPTAGMVQRFDAAEADYNLNK from the coding sequence ATGAGCGTAAGTAATCCTACCCTGATCACATTTGTGATCTATATCGCTGCCATGGTGCTGATCGGCTTTATGGCCTATCGCTCCACCAATAACCTTTCCGACTACATCCTGGGCGGTCGCAGCCTCGGCAGCGTGGTCACTGCGCTCTCGGCGGGCGCCTCGGACATGAGCGGCTGGTTGCTGATGGGATTGCCCGGAGCGATCTACATGTCTGGCCTGTCGGAAAGCTGGATCGCCATCGGCCTGATCGTTGGCGCTTATCTGAACTGGCTGTTTGTAGCCGGCCGCCTGCGGGTGCAGACCGAGCACAACGGCGACGCCCTGACCCTGCCGGATTACTTCTCCAGCCGTTTCGAAGATAAAAGCGGCCTGCTGCGGATCATCTCTGCGGTGGTGATTTTGGTGTTCTTCACCATTTACTGCGCTTCCGGCATCGTGGCCGGCGCCCGCCTGTTTGAAAGTACCTTCGGCATGTCCTACGAGACTGCGCTGTGGGCCGGTGCTGCAGCGACCATTGCCTACACCTTCGTCGGTGGTTTCCTGGCGGTGAGCTGGACTGACACCGTACAAGCCACGCTGATGATCTTCGCCCTGATCCTGACGCCAATTATTGTGTTGCTGGCCACCGGTGGCGTCGACACCACCTTCCTGGCGATCGAAGCGCAGAACCCTGACAACTTCAACATGCTGAAAAACACCACCTTCATCGGCATCATTTCGCTGATGGGCTGGGGCCTGGGTTACTTCGGCCAGCCGCACATCCTCGCGCGTTTCATGGCGGCGGATTCGGTGAAGTCGATTGCCAAGGCGCGCCGCATCTCCATGACCTGGATGATCCTGTGCCTGGGCGGCACGGTCGCGGTGGGCTTTTTCGGTATCGCCTACTTCTCTGCGCACCCGGAAGTGGCCGGCCCGGTAACCGAGAACCACGAACGTGTGTTCATCGAACTGGCCAAGCTGCTGTTCAACCCATGGATCGCCGGTGTGTTGCTGTCCGCCATCCTGGCGGCGGTAATGAGCACCCTGAGCTGCCAGCTGCTGGTGTGTTCCAGTGCCCTGACCGAAGATTTCTACAAAACCTTCCTGCGTAAAAACGCCTCCCAGGTCGAGCTGGTTTGGGTCGGGCGCGCCATGGTGTTGCTGGTGGCGTTGATCGCCATCGCCATGGCTGCCAATCCGGAAAACCGTGTGCTGGGCCTGGTGAGCTACGCCTGGGCAGGCTTCGGTGCTGCGTTTGGCCCTGTGGTGCTGATCTCGGTGCTGTGGAAAGGCATGACGCGTAATGGCGCACTGGCCGGTATCCTGGTGGGCGCGATCACTGTGATTGTGTGGAAGCACTTCAGCCTGTTGGGCCTGTACGAAATCATCCCGGGCTTCATCTTTGCGAGCCTGGCGATCTACTTCGTCAGCAAGCTGGGTGCTCCGACTGCCGGCATGGTTCAGCGGTTTGACGCGGCCGAGGCAGACTACAACCTCAATAAGTAA
- a CDS encoding DUF2165 domain-containing protein, with product MATRYAKIVLTLALAAFATLVAFSNITDYGSNFAFVKHVLSMDTTFPGNAAMYRSITTPWLWHGAYWLIIAGEALTAVLLARGALALWRARQARSADFNRAKKSATVGLTLGFVVWFFGFMVIGGEWFLMWQSHQWNGQEAAFKFYMAILGVLIFLSQPDAELN from the coding sequence ATGGCCACACGCTACGCAAAAATCGTCCTGACCCTTGCCCTGGCAGCCTTCGCCACCCTTGTCGCCTTCAGCAACATCACCGACTACGGCTCCAACTTCGCCTTCGTCAAACATGTGTTGAGCATGGACACCACCTTCCCCGGCAACGCCGCCATGTATCGCTCAATCACCACCCCATGGCTGTGGCATGGCGCGTATTGGCTGATCATTGCCGGTGAGGCACTGACGGCGGTGCTGCTGGCACGCGGAGCACTGGCCTTGTGGCGGGCTCGCCAGGCCCGCAGTGCCGACTTCAATCGCGCCAAAAAAAGCGCAACCGTTGGCCTCACCCTGGGTTTTGTGGTGTGGTTCTTCGGGTTCATGGTGATCGGCGGCGAATGGTTCCTGATGTGGCAATCCCATCAGTGGAATGGGCAGGAAGCAGCCTTCAAATTTTACATGGCGATTTTGGGGGTGCTGATTTTTCTTAGTCAGCCGGACGCGGAGCTCAACTGA
- a CDS encoding type VI secretion system tip protein VgrG: MFAPANQSAFTLTLDGMPSDLKVFEFKGSEAISEPYCFDLELVSEQPDLDLESLLHRQAFLGFDATGHGIHGQVYRVAQGDSGRRLTRYQISLVPRLAYLQHSSHQRIFQHHSVPQIIKQVLEGQGIHGDAFEFRLGGVYPAREYCVQFGESDLGFIQRLCAELGIHYHFQHSPDGHLLVFGDDQAVFAQGEQPTDYAPGTGMVADTPVIKRFSVRLETRTTGVNLRDYDFRKPRLQLESEVLGEQLPALEGQGYPGHFTDRAHGKHLAQRALERYRRDYLQAHGSGDQPALVSGQFFKLAAHPRDEWNDLWLVTQVEHFGRQPQVLEESVGDGLLQGYSNTFVATPWDTVFRPAPAPARTPISGYQNAVVTGPQGSEIHCDEYGRVKVQLAWDRAGEHNEHSSCWLRVASGWAHEHYGAVMIPRVGMEVLVGFVDGDADTPLVVGCLANAATPVPLDLPADKTRSIFRSQTSPGGGGYNELRIEDRKGAEEIYLRAQRNWTQHVLHDQHVQVDNQRNVIVKGLDRHELQGEEQRTTHGNRLTELKQDDHLTIAGSQQLRAGLTINIGAGQSVVIDAGASVTLQAGGQWINVSAGGIFSSVPVQLGGAPAPAGAPLMPGLQEKLLAVIPAPLSAVQVFSLKRSAPFCEECERCRNGVCDTPLHRKASLPAGAP, from the coding sequence ATGTTCGCTCCTGCCAATCAAAGTGCCTTTACCCTGACCCTCGACGGTATGCCCAGTGATCTCAAGGTCTTTGAGTTCAAGGGCAGCGAAGCCATCAGCGAACCTTATTGCTTTGACCTTGAACTGGTCAGCGAGCAGCCAGACCTCGACCTTGAAAGCCTGCTGCACCGCCAGGCCTTCCTGGGTTTTGACGCCACGGGGCATGGCATTCACGGCCAGGTCTACCGCGTTGCCCAAGGCGACTCAGGCAGGCGGTTAACCCGCTACCAGATCAGCCTGGTGCCACGCCTGGCTTACCTGCAACACAGCAGCCACCAGCGAATTTTCCAGCACCACAGTGTGCCGCAGATCATCAAGCAGGTGCTGGAGGGGCAGGGCATCCACGGCGATGCTTTCGAATTCAGGCTGGGCGGTGTGTATCCGGCGCGCGAGTACTGCGTGCAGTTCGGTGAAAGCGATTTGGGGTTTATCCAGCGCCTGTGCGCCGAGTTGGGGATTCACTACCATTTCCAGCACAGCCCTGACGGGCACCTGTTGGTGTTTGGCGATGACCAGGCGGTGTTCGCCCAGGGCGAGCAGCCGACGGACTATGCGCCTGGCACCGGGATGGTCGCCGATACGCCGGTGATCAAGCGCTTTTCGGTGCGTTTGGAAACCCGGACCACGGGTGTAAACCTGCGCGATTATGACTTTCGCAAACCGCGCTTGCAGCTGGAAAGCGAAGTGCTGGGCGAGCAGCTTCCAGCCCTCGAAGGCCAAGGCTATCCAGGCCACTTTACCGATCGGGCCCACGGCAAGCATTTGGCACAACGCGCCCTTGAGCGATACCGCCGTGACTATCTCCAGGCCCATGGCAGTGGCGATCAACCGGCGTTGGTCAGTGGTCAGTTTTTCAAGCTGGCAGCGCATCCGCGTGATGAATGGAATGACCTGTGGCTGGTGACGCAGGTCGAACACTTCGGCAGGCAGCCGCAAGTGCTCGAAGAGTCTGTGGGCGATGGGTTGCTCCAGGGCTATAGCAACACCTTCGTCGCCACACCTTGGGACACTGTGTTTCGACCCGCGCCAGCGCCGGCACGTACACCGATATCCGGCTACCAGAACGCCGTGGTCACCGGGCCGCAAGGCAGTGAAATCCATTGCGACGAATACGGCCGGGTCAAGGTGCAACTCGCCTGGGATCGCGCAGGGGAACACAACGAACATTCCAGCTGCTGGTTGCGGGTAGCCAGCGGCTGGGCCCATGAGCATTACGGCGCGGTGATGATCCCGCGAGTGGGCATGGAAGTGCTGGTGGGCTTCGTCGATGGCGACGCCGACACGCCGTTGGTGGTCGGCTGCCTGGCGAATGCGGCGACGCCGGTGCCGCTGGACCTGCCGGCCGACAAGACCCGCAGCATCTTCCGTAGCCAGACCAGCCCCGGCGGCGGTGGCTACAACGAGCTGCGGATCGAGGACCGCAAGGGCGCCGAGGAAATCTACCTGCGCGCCCAGCGCAACTGGACTCAGCATGTACTCCATGATCAGCACGTGCAGGTCGACAACCAGCGCAACGTGATCGTCAAAGGCCTCGATCGTCACGAGCTTCAGGGCGAAGAGCAGCGCACGACCCACGGCAACCGCCTGACCGAACTCAAGCAGGACGATCACCTGACGATCGCCGGCTCGCAGCAGTTGCGTGCCGGTCTGACGATTAACATTGGCGCGGGGCAAAGCGTCGTCATCGACGCGGGCGCCAGCGTGACCCTGCAGGCCGGCGGGCAGTGGATCAACGTGTCGGCGGGCGGGATTTTCAGTAGCGTTCCGGTCCAGCTGGGCGGGGCGCCAGCACCGGCCGGAGCGCCGCTGATGCCAGGGCTACAGGAAAAACTGCTGGCGGTAATTCCGGCGCCATTGAGTGCCGTGCAAGTGTTCAGCCTGAAACGCAGTGCGCCCTTTTGTGAGGAGTGCGAGCGCTGCCGCAATGGCGTGTGTGATACGCCTCTGCACCGCAAAGCCTCTCTGCCCGCAGGTGCGCCATGA
- a CDS encoding DUF4123 domain-containing protein, giving the protein MMSPGQWLESAPLQAGEQLFAVWGNASDCKPLEAWRRTYGGPFTPIWADSEYGEWDEVMPYVAVVAVDSAFLKWAAECEGTDWGWLAVSSCSLQTVVEHLRSLTKVLLPEGPAVFFRFWDGAYVLPVLQALGPQAKELLPVFSRYWINGREHEIAVAVVGAAKPGPWWQVPPHVLQRLGEQSSVTLVDNLLQWLEEQRPDLYSAFVPAALKHKVAYFVRRADVSHQALVAWLASELGGGHRMAGQGFGFADVHQALEDLQ; this is encoded by the coding sequence ATGATGTCTCCCGGGCAGTGGCTTGAGTCTGCACCGTTGCAGGCGGGCGAGCAGTTGTTTGCGGTGTGGGGCAATGCCAGTGACTGCAAGCCACTTGAGGCCTGGCGTCGTACCTATGGTGGTCCGTTCACTCCAATCTGGGCGGATAGCGAGTATGGGGAATGGGATGAGGTGATGCCCTACGTTGCGGTGGTCGCCGTTGACAGCGCCTTTTTGAAATGGGCCGCCGAATGCGAAGGTACCGACTGGGGTTGGCTGGCGGTGTCGTCCTGTTCCTTGCAAACCGTTGTCGAGCATCTGCGCAGCCTGACCAAGGTACTGTTGCCGGAGGGGCCGGCGGTGTTCTTTCGCTTCTGGGACGGTGCTTATGTCCTGCCGGTCTTGCAGGCGCTGGGGCCGCAGGCAAAGGAGTTGCTCCCGGTGTTCAGTCGCTACTGGATCAATGGTCGCGAACATGAGATAGCGGTTGCGGTGGTGGGAGCAGCAAAGCCCGGCCCGTGGTGGCAAGTGCCGCCGCATGTTCTGCAGCGCCTGGGTGAGCAGTCGAGCGTTACGCTGGTGGATAACCTGCTGCAATGGCTGGAGGAACAGCGCCCGGACTTGTACAGCGCCTTTGTGCCGGCGGCCCTGAAGCACAAGGTCGCCTACTTCGTGCGCCGGGCGGATGTCAGCCATCAGGCCCTGGTCGCCTGGCTGGCCTCAGAGTTGGGTGGTGGACACCGGATGGCAGGCCAGGGATTTGGCTTCGCCGATGTTCACCAGGCGCTTGAAGATTTGCAGTGA
- a CDS encoding PLP-dependent transferase — protein sequence MVAGVKGVTIIHGCSCAGGEVYLLRRQRCRAVVSGLAPRWAAKQPNNGKRRYFRQNAVGDLGPLRSPARGKPAHHRAMAPMNAFLLLQSLQTLALRMERHTANALKIDHFKLTANLQAPGEHRRSQIPGLPSGVHHPTLRPARRPGPDG from the coding sequence ATGGTTGCCGGCGTGAAAGGCGTGACGATAATTCATGGTTGCTCCTGCGCAGGGGGCGAAGTTTACCTTTTACGCAGGCAAAGGTGCAGGGCTGTGGTGAGCGGGCTTGCCCCGCGCTGGGCTGCAAAGCAGCCCAATAATGGCAAACGGCGTTATTTCAGACAGAATGCAGTGGGCGACTTGGGGCCGCTACGCAGCCCAGCGCGGGGCAAGCCCGCTCACCACAGGGCCATGGCACCGATGAACGCGTTCCTGTTGCTGCAAAGCCTGCAAACCCTGGCCCTGCGCATGGAGCGCCACACCGCAAACGCCTTGAAGATTGACCACTTCAAACTCACTGCAAATCTTCAAGCGCCTGGTGAACATCGGCGAAGCCAAATCCCTGGCCTGCCATCCGGTGTCCACCACCCAACTCTGAGGCCAGCCAGGCGACCAGGGCCTGATGGCTGA
- a CDS encoding 23S rRNA (adenine(2030)-N(6))-methyltransferase RlmJ: protein MNYRHAFHAGNHADVFKHLTLTRLIALMSRKEQPFAYLDTHAGIGLYDLQGDQANRTGEYLEGIARLWGQADLPPLVGDYMRVLHEMNPDGQLRYYPGSPELARRLTRPQDRVLLNEKHPEDGLLLKDNMKGDRRVKVHLGEGWHVPRALLPVPEKRALMLIDPPFEKLDEMQRCAASLKEAVSRMRQTVAAIWYPVKDQRMLRRFYQDLAGTGAPKLLRVELLVHPLDTPNTLTGSGLAIANPPWGLEEELRELLPWLSKQLGQTQGGWQMDWLIAE from the coding sequence ATGAATTATCGTCACGCCTTTCACGCCGGCAACCATGCCGATGTCTTCAAACACCTGACCTTGACCCGCCTCATCGCCCTGATGTCGCGCAAGGAGCAGCCGTTTGCCTATCTCGACACCCACGCCGGCATTGGTCTGTACGACCTTCAGGGTGACCAGGCAAACCGCACCGGGGAATACCTGGAAGGCATCGCCCGCCTGTGGGGCCAGGCCGACCTGCCGCCGCTGGTCGGCGACTACATGCGCGTACTGCACGAGATGAACCCGGATGGCCAATTGCGCTACTACCCCGGCTCACCGGAGCTGGCGCGGCGCCTCACGCGCCCTCAGGACCGCGTGTTGCTCAACGAGAAGCACCCGGAAGACGGCCTGCTGCTCAAGGACAACATGAAGGGCGACCGTCGGGTGAAAGTGCACCTCGGCGAAGGCTGGCACGTGCCGCGGGCATTGCTGCCGGTGCCGGAGAAGCGCGCGCTGATGCTGATTGACCCGCCGTTCGAAAAGCTCGACGAGATGCAGCGCTGCGCCGCGTCCCTCAAGGAAGCCGTGAGCCGGATGCGCCAGACAGTGGCTGCGATCTGGTACCCGGTGAAAGACCAGCGCATGCTGCGCCGCTTCTACCAGGACCTGGCCGGCACCGGTGCGCCGAAGTTGCTGCGGGTGGAATTGCTGGTGCATCCGCTGGACACGCCCAACACCCTGACCGGCTCGGGCCTGGCGATTGCCAACCCGCCGTGGGGCTTGGAAGAAGAATTGCGTGAGCTGCTGCCGTGGTTGTCCAAACAGCTTGGGCAAACCCAGGGTGGCTGGCAGATGGATTGGCTGATTGCTGAGTAA
- the msrA gene encoding peptide-methionine (S)-S-oxide reductase MsrA: MVLRSEILVNKNVLPTQEQALPGRETPMSLPETHFVNGNPLLGPFVDNVEFAIFGLGCFWGAERRFWQREGIVSTVVGYAGGYTPNPTYEEVCSGLTGHSEVVLVVFDQDKISYEELLKMFWELHNPTQGMRQGNDIGSQYRSVIYAVKPQHLEAAKASAQAYQNELTKAGLGTITTEIDEAPTVYFAEAYHQQYLAKNPQGYCGIGGTGVTCPI, from the coding sequence ATGGTCTTGCGCTCGGAAATTCTGGTGAACAAAAACGTGCTCCCCACTCAAGAACAAGCGTTGCCTGGGCGTGAAACCCCAATGTCCCTGCCCGAAACTCACTTCGTCAACGGCAACCCGCTGCTGGGCCCGTTTGTCGACAACGTAGAGTTTGCGATCTTTGGCCTCGGTTGCTTCTGGGGTGCCGAGCGTCGTTTCTGGCAGCGCGAAGGCATCGTCAGCACGGTGGTCGGTTATGCCGGCGGCTACACGCCGAACCCGACCTATGAAGAAGTATGCTCGGGCCTGACCGGCCACAGCGAAGTGGTTCTGGTAGTGTTTGACCAGGACAAGATCAGCTACGAAGAGCTGCTGAAAATGTTCTGGGAACTACACAACCCGACCCAGGGCATGCGCCAGGGCAATGACATCGGCAGCCAGTACCGCTCGGTGATCTATGCGGTCAAGCCGCAGCACCTGGAGGCGGCAAAAGCCAGCGCCCAGGCGTATCAGAATGAACTGACCAAGGCTGGCCTGGGCACCATCACCACGGAAATCGACGAGGCACCGACGGTGTACTTCGCCGAGGCCTATCACCAGCAGTACCTGGCGAAGAACCCGCAGGGTTACTGCGGGATCGGCGGCACGGGCGTGACCTGCCCGATCTGA